In Streptomyces sp. NBC_01439, the following are encoded in one genomic region:
- a CDS encoding cupin domain-containing protein, whose protein sequence is MGGLVHRNFDRPDETRPFEAGTGRLDLFNTEGGAVGRAVFEPGWRWSLHIKPLAGTDSCLSAHTGYVVSGRMKIVMDDGESGEVGPGDFIQIAPGHDAWVLGDEPCVALDWTGYGDYAKPATD, encoded by the coding sequence ATGGGCGGATTGGTCCACAGGAACTTCGACAGGCCCGATGAGACGCGCCCCTTCGAGGCCGGCACCGGCAGGCTGGACCTGTTCAACACCGAGGGCGGGGCGGTCGGGCGCGCGGTCTTCGAACCGGGGTGGCGCTGGTCGCTGCACATCAAGCCGCTGGCCGGCACGGACAGCTGCCTCTCCGCCCACACCGGGTACGTCGTGAGCGGCCGAATGAAGATCGTCATGGACGACGGGGAGAGCGGCGAGGTCGGCCCGGGCGACTTCATCCAGATCGCCCCCGGGCACGACGCCTGGGTCCTCGGTGACGAGCCGTGCGTCGCGCTGGACTGGACCGGCTACGGCGACTACGCGAAGCCGGCGACCGACTGA
- a CDS encoding helix-turn-helix transcriptional regulator: protein MPAEESGPAAAAWELSPAARRLYAYAVERHAFDLREATGALGVRAAAAITELAAAHLLQRAPGDEPDRWSAVAPRAAAARALAPLALLVRETHDEMDRLRGRLEALVPAYEAGTAQRDLSGSGRLELVTDLGAVRGLIAELVAACERELLTSQPGGGRPLETLEESIGRDESLLTRGVRMRTIYQHTARYSRPTAAYVERVTALGAQVRTLGDGLMRMLIFDDHTGVMAVPDRTGAALVVREPSVVHFMTTAFERSWVGAEPFPTSVSPEAARSISDELRQTIVRLLSEGLEDKVIARRLGMSERTCQRHIAEIMRAVGAKSRFQAGYLLSSHPAPTPPDPA from the coding sequence ATGCCTGCCGAGGAATCCGGGCCGGCCGCAGCGGCCTGGGAGCTGAGCCCCGCCGCCCGGCGCCTGTACGCGTACGCCGTCGAGCGGCACGCCTTTGACCTGCGCGAGGCCACCGGAGCCCTGGGGGTGCGCGCGGCCGCGGCGATCACCGAGCTGGCGGCCGCGCACCTGCTCCAGCGGGCCCCGGGCGACGAACCGGACCGCTGGAGCGCGGTGGCCCCCCGGGCCGCCGCGGCCCGGGCCCTGGCTCCGCTGGCCCTGCTCGTACGGGAGACCCACGACGAGATGGACCGGCTGCGCGGGCGCCTGGAGGCCCTGGTACCCGCGTACGAGGCGGGGACCGCGCAGCGGGACCTCAGCGGATCGGGCCGGCTGGAGCTCGTGACGGACCTCGGGGCGGTACGGGGGCTGATCGCGGAGCTGGTCGCGGCGTGCGAGCGGGAGCTGCTGACCTCGCAGCCGGGCGGGGGCCGCCCGCTGGAGACGCTGGAGGAGTCGATCGGGCGGGACGAGTCGCTGCTGACCCGCGGGGTCCGGATGCGCACGATCTACCAGCACACGGCACGCTACTCACGGCCCACGGCGGCGTACGTCGAGCGGGTGACGGCACTGGGCGCCCAGGTACGGACCCTGGGCGACGGGCTGATGCGGATGCTGATCTTCGACGACCACACGGGCGTGATGGCGGTGCCGGACCGCACCGGGGCGGCGCTGGTGGTGCGGGAGCCGAGCGTCGTGCACTTCATGACGACGGCCTTCGAGCGCTCCTGGGTGGGCGCGGAGCCCTTCCCCACGTCGGTGAGCCCGGAGGCGGCCCGTTCGATCTCGGACGAGCTGCGGCAGACGATCGTCCGGCTGCTGTCGGAGGGGCTGGAGGACAAGGTGATCGCGCGCCGCCTCGGCATGTCGGAGCGCACCTGCCAGCGCCACATCGCGGAGATCATGCGCGCGGTGGGCGCCAAGTCCCGCTTCCAGGCGGGCTACTTGCTCTCCTCGCACCCGGCCCCGACCCCGCCGGACCCGGCCTAA
- a CDS encoding LysR family transcriptional regulator, translating into MMHQPSSEAWMSMNRYVEDMAVTTLLAPRLAYFVAVARHEHVTRAAHELGVPQSTLSRAMVRLEQDLGVTLFARKGRTVALTTAGRTFLASAEQALTEIDRAAESVQQDADPAAGKVAFGFLHTLGSETVPGLIRAFRADHPRIRFSLVQNYGEAMLEKLRAGELDLCLTSPLPDAPDLVARRLDEQRLRLVVPDDHRLATRKRIRLAEAAEETFVTLEPGYGMRRITDALCAEAGFTPKIAFEGEEAETLRGLVAAGLGVALLPPPAVARPGVVELTVTAPRAVREIGLAWLDGHPDTPPVAEFKRFLLSRRGRLIPELEPLAPQEGHQPEN; encoded by the coding sequence CTGATGCATCAACCCAGCTCAGAGGCCTGGATGTCGATGAACCGTTACGTAGAAGACATGGCCGTAACAACCTTGCTCGCGCCGCGGCTGGCGTATTTCGTCGCCGTCGCCCGCCACGAGCACGTCACGCGCGCCGCCCACGAGCTGGGCGTCCCGCAGTCCACCCTGTCCCGCGCCATGGTCCGGCTCGAACAGGACCTCGGTGTCACGCTGTTCGCCCGCAAGGGCCGTACGGTCGCCCTCACCACGGCCGGCCGCACCTTCCTGGCCTCGGCCGAGCAGGCCCTCACGGAGATCGACCGTGCGGCCGAATCCGTACAGCAGGACGCCGATCCGGCGGCCGGCAAGGTGGCCTTCGGCTTCCTGCACACCCTCGGGTCCGAGACCGTACCCGGCCTCATCCGCGCCTTCCGCGCCGACCACCCGCGCATCCGCTTCTCCCTCGTCCAGAACTACGGCGAGGCCATGTTGGAGAAGCTGCGGGCCGGCGAACTCGACCTGTGCCTGACCTCCCCGCTGCCGGACGCGCCCGACCTGGTCGCCCGGCGCCTCGACGAACAGCGGCTGAGGCTGGTGGTCCCGGACGACCACCGGCTCGCGACCCGCAAGCGCATCCGCCTCGCCGAGGCCGCCGAGGAAACCTTCGTCACCCTGGAGCCCGGCTACGGCATGCGCCGCATCACCGACGCCCTGTGCGCGGAGGCCGGGTTCACCCCGAAGATCGCCTTCGAGGGCGAGGAGGCCGAGACCCTGCGCGGCCTGGTCGCCGCCGGCCTCGGCGTGGCCCTCCTGCCGCCCCCGGCCGTGGCCCGCCCCGGCGTGGTCGAGCTGACGGTCACCGCCCCGCGCGCCGTCCGCGAGATCGGCCTCGCCTGGCTCGACGGCCACCCCGACACCCCGCCGGTGGCGGAGTTCAAGCGCTTCCTCCTCTCCCGCCGCGGCCGCCTTATCCCGGAACTGGAACCGCTCGCGCCGCAGGAGGGCCACCAGCCCGAAAACTGA
- a CDS encoding MFS transporter, whose amino-acid sequence MPPVHTGAPVIPGASTPSSPAPQPLSPGRPGYRRMSLALFAAGLATFALLYSTQALLPAISAGFGVTAGRASWTVSAATGALALFVLPLSALSERFGRTRMMTYSMVIAVGVGLLVPFAPNVEWLVALRAVQGAAIAGIPASAMAYLAEEVKPKALVAAIGLFVAGNSIGGMSGRLVTGWAAQLWGWRAGLLAVALVALACAVAFLVLLPRARFFRPASLNPRAVGRTVAGHLRDPLLLRLYGIGALFMTVFGAVYTVIGYRLVDEPFSLGQGVIGSIFLIYLVGTVSSAAAGKLVARTGRRGALYLAVTTTALGLLLSLSDSLAAIVLGLVLITAGFFAGHAVASAAVSRTAKTGRAQASALYQSAYYLGSSAGGTLGALAYHGAGWAATVGIALLAVLGVVSITLYGSHAARAERRMPASALGAR is encoded by the coding sequence ATGCCTCCCGTTCATACCGGGGCACCCGTCATCCCGGGTGCCTCCACCCCGTCGTCCCCCGCACCGCAGCCCCTCTCCCCCGGCCGCCCCGGCTACCGCCGGATGAGCCTCGCGCTCTTCGCCGCCGGACTCGCGACGTTCGCCCTCCTCTACTCCACCCAGGCACTGTTGCCCGCGATCTCCGCCGGCTTCGGGGTGACGGCGGGCCGGGCCAGCTGGACGGTGTCCGCGGCCACCGGCGCGCTCGCGCTGTTCGTCCTCCCGCTGAGCGCACTGTCCGAGCGGTTCGGCCGCACCCGGATGATGACGTACTCGATGGTGATCGCCGTCGGCGTCGGCCTGTTGGTGCCGTTCGCGCCGAACGTGGAGTGGCTGGTGGCGCTGCGCGCCGTCCAGGGCGCGGCGATCGCCGGGATCCCGGCCTCCGCGATGGCGTACCTGGCGGAGGAGGTCAAGCCGAAGGCCCTGGTGGCAGCGATCGGCCTGTTCGTGGCGGGGAACTCCATCGGCGGCATGAGCGGTCGTCTCGTCACCGGCTGGGCCGCGCAGTTGTGGGGTTGGCGCGCGGGCCTGTTGGCCGTCGCCCTGGTGGCGCTGGCGTGCGCCGTGGCCTTCCTGGTACTGCTGCCCCGGGCCCGGTTCTTCCGTCCGGCGTCGCTGAACCCGCGCGCGGTGGGCCGTACCGTCGCCGGTCATCTGCGCGATCCGCTGCTGCTGCGCCTGTACGGGATCGGCGCGCTGTTCATGACGGTCTTCGGCGCGGTCTACACCGTGATCGGCTACCGCCTGGTGGACGAGCCGTTCTCGCTCGGCCAGGGCGTGATCGGGTCGATCTTCCTGATCTACCTGGTCGGTACGGTCTCTTCGGCCGCCGCCGGCAAGCTGGTGGCCCGCACCGGACGGCGCGGCGCGCTGTACCTGGCCGTGACGACCACGGCGCTCGGGCTGCTGCTGTCGCTGTCCGACTCCCTGGCGGCGATCGTGCTCGGGCTGGTCCTGATCACCGCGGGCTTCTTCGCGGGGCACGCGGTGGCCTCGGCCGCGGTGAGCCGGACGGCGAAGACGGGCCGGGCGCAGGCCTCCGCGCTCTACCAGTCGGCGTACTACCTCGGCTCCAGCGCGGGCGGCACCCTGGGCGCCCTGGCCTACCACGGGGCCGGCTGGGCGGCCACGGTCGGCATCGCGCTGCTGGCGGTGCTCGGCGTCGTGTCGATCACCTTGTACGGGTCGCACGCGGCGCGCGCGGAGCGGCGGATGCCGGCGTCGGCCCTGGGCGCGCGCTGA
- a CDS encoding L,D-transpeptidase family protein yields the protein MGTGTGTRASRGRAGQRVAVLGGALALALPVVITGGGAAQAAASCNLTTGPYQRQVEQFLGRPVDGKQSAADCSAIRSFQASHGITPTQGYAGPLTWQTMSTILAQRAAGSTPNKAGDCPVNRGRIACVDLTRQLSWIQDGATLTYGPVPVRTGKDGTETRTGLKKIYYRNIDHWSTLYNVSMPYAQFFDGGIAFHSTTKSMWNPPGSGGCVNMRSADAKAYWNLLGQGEDVYVYGRKPGT from the coding sequence ATGGGGACAGGGACGGGGACGCGTGCGTCACGCGGGCGCGCGGGGCAGCGGGTGGCGGTGCTGGGCGGTGCCCTCGCGCTCGCGCTGCCGGTGGTGATCACGGGAGGCGGGGCGGCGCAGGCCGCCGCCTCTTGCAACCTCACCACCGGGCCGTACCAGCGGCAGGTCGAGCAGTTCCTCGGCCGGCCGGTGGACGGGAAGCAATCGGCGGCCGACTGCTCGGCGATCCGCTCCTTCCAGGCGAGCCACGGAATCACCCCGACCCAGGGCTACGCCGGGCCGCTGACCTGGCAGACGATGAGCACGATCCTGGCCCAGCGGGCGGCCGGCAGCACGCCGAACAAGGCGGGTGACTGCCCCGTGAACCGGGGGCGGATCGCCTGCGTGGACCTGACGCGGCAGCTCAGCTGGATCCAGGACGGCGCCACCCTGACGTACGGGCCCGTCCCGGTCCGCACCGGCAAGGACGGCACGGAGACGCGCACCGGCCTGAAGAAGATCTACTACCGGAACATCGACCACTGGTCGACGCTCTACAACGTCTCGATGCCGTACGCGCAGTTCTTCGACGGCGGCATCGCCTTCCACTCGACGACCAAGAGCATGTGGAACCCGCCCGGTTCGGGCGGCTGCGTGAACATGCGCTCCGCCGACGCCAAGGCCTACTGGAACCTGCTGGGGCAGGGCGAGGACGTCTACGTGTACGGGCGCAAGCCCGGCACCTGA
- a CDS encoding MFS transporter — translation MRIGGRIRKARQGDGGLLAQLRRPPGGRDARIMLLTQALDRAGTGVWAASSVLYFTFVVGLDAGQLGLLLGAAGVAGIAGSPLAGHLADRFPVRTLLIGCHLVRLGALCVLLVVTDFGPLLLLFAVTHLGDRAAKTLEMLFATRVAGERRATYQALSRSSANAGYALGAGLAAIGLAVGTRGAYQVLILANALSFLVAAALVWRTREPHGRGLVVARPGAQEGAPGRAGPSPWRDRGYLRFVLLDVPMNLDDSILGVGVPLWLVGHTTAPHALIPAFLVINTVLVVALQLRVSARVRDARQAAGAVALYGLTTLACCVCLATAPAGGTRAASITLLAAAVLATAAELMRSVSSWELAVSLAPPEARASYLGVAGMAQSVQKSAGPLLLTGAVMAAGPVGWLVLGAGVAGLSLVQRRSALRRLDRLNTRPAPEPSTA, via the coding sequence ATGCGGATCGGCGGGCGGATCCGGAAGGCACGGCAGGGGGACGGAGGTCTGCTGGCGCAACTGCGCCGGCCGCCGGGCGGCCGTGACGCGCGGATCATGCTGCTCACCCAGGCGTTGGACCGAGCGGGCACCGGCGTGTGGGCCGCGTCCTCCGTCCTCTACTTCACCTTCGTCGTCGGCCTCGACGCCGGACAGCTGGGCCTGCTGCTGGGTGCGGCCGGGGTGGCGGGCATCGCCGGATCGCCGCTCGCGGGCCACCTCGCCGACCGCTTCCCGGTGCGCACCCTGCTGATCGGCTGCCACCTCGTCCGCCTCGGGGCCCTCTGCGTGCTGCTGGTGGTCACCGACTTCGGCCCGCTGCTGCTCCTGTTCGCCGTCACCCACCTGGGAGACCGGGCGGCCAAGACGCTGGAGATGCTCTTCGCCACCCGGGTCGCGGGCGAGCGGCGCGCCACCTACCAGGCACTGTCGCGCAGTTCGGCGAACGCCGGATACGCCCTCGGTGCGGGCCTCGCCGCCATCGGACTCGCCGTCGGCACCCGCGGCGCCTACCAGGTGCTGATCCTCGCCAACGCCCTGTCGTTCCTCGTGGCCGCGGCCCTGGTGTGGCGCACCCGCGAGCCGCACGGCCGCGGGCTCGTGGTCGCCCGGCCCGGAGCGCAGGAGGGCGCTCCCGGCCGGGCCGGACCCAGCCCCTGGCGGGACCGCGGCTACCTGCGGTTCGTCCTGCTGGACGTTCCGATGAACCTGGACGACTCGATCCTCGGCGTCGGCGTGCCGCTGTGGCTCGTCGGCCACACCACGGCCCCGCACGCCCTGATCCCGGCCTTCCTGGTCATCAACACCGTGCTCGTCGTCGCCCTGCAGCTACGGGTGTCGGCGCGGGTCCGGGACGCCCGCCAGGCGGCGGGCGCGGTCGCCCTGTACGGCCTGACGACGCTCGCCTGCTGCGTCTGCCTGGCCACCGCCCCCGCGGGCGGGACCCGGGCCGCCTCGATCACCCTGCTCGCCGCGGCCGTCCTGGCCACCGCCGCGGAGCTGATGCGTTCGGTGAGCTCCTGGGAACTGGCGGTCTCCCTCGCGCCCCCGGAGGCGCGCGCCTCGTACCTCGGGGTGGCCGGCATGGCACAGTCCGTCCAGAAGTCCGCCGGCCCGCTGCTGCTCACCGGCGCGGTGATGGCGGCCGGACCGGTCGGCTGGCTGGTCCTCGGGGCCGGGGTGGCGGGCCTGTCCCTCGTCCAACGCCGCTCCGCCCTGCGGCGGTTGGACCGCCTGAACACCAGGCCCGCGCCCGAGCCCTCGACGGCCTAA